From a region of the Pseudoclavibacter endophyticus genome:
- a CDS encoding PspA/IM30 family protein: MSNKQSIFGRISQLVRANLNALIDQAEDPEKMIDQLIRDFTVNIQEAEAATAQTIGNLRMLEDDHREDLNAAQEWGRKAIVASQRADEFRQQGNESEAKRFDDLAKVALSRQITSEQEAASAEPQIQAQTEVVAKLKDGVGTMRERLHQLTQKRNELAARAKTANAQVKVHEALGSINVMDPTSELGRFEDQVRRQEALARGQQELSASSLDSQFAELEDLGQLSEVELRLAALKSGGQSNPYQQLTDGDATA; encoded by the coding sequence ATGTCGAACAAGCAGTCGATCTTCGGTCGCATCAGCCAGCTCGTGCGTGCCAACCTCAACGCGCTCATCGATCAGGCCGAAGACCCCGAGAAGATGATCGACCAACTCATCCGCGACTTCACCGTCAACATCCAGGAGGCCGAAGCCGCGACGGCGCAGACGATCGGCAACCTGCGGATGCTCGAGGACGACCACAGGGAAGACCTCAACGCGGCCCAGGAGTGGGGGCGCAAGGCGATCGTCGCCAGTCAGCGCGCCGACGAGTTCCGTCAGCAGGGCAACGAGTCCGAGGCGAAGCGCTTCGACGACCTCGCCAAGGTCGCGCTGTCCCGCCAGATCACGTCGGAGCAGGAGGCCGCGTCCGCCGAGCCGCAGATCCAGGCGCAGACCGAGGTCGTCGCCAAACTCAAGGACGGTGTCGGCACCATGCGGGAGCGGCTGCACCAGCTCACGCAGAAGCGCAACGAGCTCGCCGCCCGGGCGAAGACCGCCAACGCGCAGGTCAAGGTGCACGAGGCGCTCGGCTCGATCAACGTCATGGATCCGACGAGCGAGCTCGGTCGCTTCGAGGATCAGGTGCGCCGACAGGAGGCCCTCGCACGAGGCCAGCAGGAGCTCTCCGCCTCGAGTCTCGACTCGCAGTTCGCCGAGCTCGAGGACCTCGGGCAGCTGTCGGAGGTGGAGCTCCGACTTGCGGCACTCAAGTCGGGCGGCCAGTCGAATCCGTACCAACAGCTCACCGACGGTGACGCGACGGCGTAA
- a CDS encoding TPM domain-containing protein → MRRLLVAVIAAFAMVFGSAVPAAFATSPLTATGIVTDATGTLSSGDVDRIEEAVDALRAEDGVTMHLVVVNEFANPSDGFEWATKFAERNQFVSTDIVMYVGLASLEAGLNVARDLELTNADIDEIQNRDMIPRLNDGDLAGAAVATADGLRTTLGDVGTDADEAEAPAGSTGGGSISGFLVILGLIGLIVVGLIVYFIVKRARDNARRKAEEAEKRQSIEALITQASAQLVQTDDLVKTAEQDAAFAEAEFGAEAAAPFRNAIEVAKQRTRHAFELQAKLLDHIPDSDNDRSAWSSEILTLTEQARDELAAQAQRFEELRAMERDAPKLLERVTDDAEALKARLDSSGAALDALRDRYAPQALAAVDDSIEQADALVQLAIGEAQEAGELLRAGKSGLAAVDIGDAQEALAQGAQLLDAIERTRHDLENATASIRAEIDDLKAAANQLQMIDVGDAMDTRNRTEIAAAMQVAATAQREGDNPRDPLATLEVLREAGAKLDDALRETSDEHARLEGVRRRLERAIPQATAQVRSLSDYIQTHRGALSATPRTRLSQAESELSRANRLTVDDPDAALAAVNQSIKLSSNGTQIASGEVGRARENAFAGYGGAGYGDNGYGGGAYHGRRSYGSGSSMGDAVIGGIIGGLISGGGRSGGSSGFGGSSFRGGGGGFRSSGGFRGGGGGGFRSSGGFRGGGGGRR, encoded by the coding sequence GTGCGACGACTCTTGGTGGCGGTCATCGCCGCGTTTGCGATGGTGTTCGGATCCGCCGTCCCGGCGGCGTTCGCGACCAGCCCGCTCACCGCGACCGGCATCGTCACCGACGCCACCGGCACGCTGTCGTCCGGCGACGTCGACCGCATCGAAGAGGCGGTGGACGCCCTCCGGGCCGAGGACGGCGTGACCATGCATCTGGTGGTCGTCAACGAGTTCGCGAACCCCTCCGACGGATTCGAATGGGCGACGAAGTTCGCCGAGCGGAATCAGTTCGTCTCGACCGACATCGTCATGTATGTCGGGCTCGCGTCGCTCGAGGCCGGTCTCAATGTCGCCCGCGACCTCGAGCTCACGAACGCCGACATCGACGAGATACAAAATCGCGACATGATTCCGCGCCTCAACGACGGCGACCTCGCGGGAGCGGCCGTCGCGACCGCCGACGGACTGCGCACGACGCTCGGCGACGTCGGCACCGACGCCGACGAGGCGGAAGCGCCCGCGGGGTCAACAGGCGGCGGGAGCATCTCCGGCTTCCTCGTGATCCTCGGCCTCATCGGCCTCATCGTCGTCGGCCTCATCGTCTACTTCATCGTGAAGCGCGCCCGAGACAACGCCCGCAGGAAGGCCGAGGAAGCCGAGAAGCGGCAGTCGATCGAGGCGCTCATCACGCAGGCGTCAGCCCAGCTGGTACAAACGGACGACCTGGTGAAGACCGCCGAGCAGGACGCCGCGTTCGCCGAGGCGGAGTTCGGTGCCGAGGCCGCGGCGCCGTTCCGCAACGCCATCGAGGTGGCGAAGCAGCGCACGAGGCACGCGTTCGAGCTGCAGGCGAAACTGCTCGACCACATCCCCGACTCCGACAATGATCGGAGTGCATGGAGCAGCGAGATCTTGACCCTCACTGAGCAGGCTCGCGACGAGCTCGCCGCGCAGGCGCAGCGGTTCGAGGAACTCAGGGCGATGGAGCGCGACGCGCCGAAGTTGCTCGAGCGGGTGACGGACGACGCGGAGGCCCTCAAAGCGAGGCTCGACTCGTCGGGCGCGGCCCTCGACGCGCTCCGCGACCGCTACGCACCCCAAGCACTCGCCGCCGTCGACGACTCGATCGAGCAGGCCGACGCGCTGGTGCAGCTCGCCATCGGCGAAGCACAAGAGGCCGGCGAGCTGCTTCGCGCGGGAAAGTCCGGCCTCGCGGCCGTCGACATCGGCGACGCGCAGGAGGCGCTCGCGCAGGGGGCGCAACTGCTCGATGCGATCGAGCGCACGCGACACGATCTCGAGAACGCGACCGCGAGCATCCGGGCCGAGATCGACGACCTGAAGGCGGCCGCCAACCAGTTGCAGATGATCGATGTCGGCGACGCGATGGATACGCGCAACCGCACCGAGATCGCAGCGGCCATGCAGGTCGCGGCGACGGCGCAGCGCGAGGGAGACAACCCCCGCGACCCGCTCGCCACCCTCGAGGTGCTGCGCGAGGCCGGGGCCAAGCTCGACGACGCCCTCCGAGAAACCAGCGACGAGCACGCACGTCTCGAAGGCGTGCGACGCCGTCTGGAACGCGCCATCCCGCAGGCCACCGCTCAGGTCCGTTCCCTCAGCGACTACATCCAGACCCACCGCGGCGCGCTCAGCGCCACGCCGCGCACGCGACTCTCGCAGGCGGAGAGCGAGCTCAGCCGCGCGAACCGGCTGACGGTCGACGACCCCGACGCGGCCCTCGCGGCCGTCAACCAGTCGATCAAGCTCAGCTCGAACGGCACGCAGATCGCGTCGGGCGAGGTCGGCCGCGCGCGAGAAAACGCGTTCGCCGGCTACGGCGGCGCGGGCTACGGCGATAACGGCTACGGCGGGGGCGCGTACCACGGACGCCGCTCGTATGGAAGCGGCTCGTCGATGGGAGATGCCGTCATCGGCGGCATCATCGGCGGGCTCATCTCCGGCGGGGGTCGTTCCGGCGGGTCGAGCGGCTTCGGCGGCAGCAGCTTCCGCGGCGGCGGGGGCGGCTTCCGCTCCTCCGGCGGATTCCGGGGCGGCGGCGGGGGCGGCTTCCGCTCCTCCGGCGGATTCCGGGGCGGCGGCGGGGGCCGCCGCTGA
- a CDS encoding DivIVA domain-containing protein: MRSDDIVNQRFSTTRFGAGYDQREVDTFLEKLTAALRRLETGDHLEAGGVNSEEVINVRFTPSRFRVGYDAPEVDEFLDRIVIELRRREGVTDPLEAASARG; the protein is encoded by the coding sequence ATGCGCAGCGACGACATCGTCAACCAGCGATTCAGCACGACACGATTCGGCGCGGGCTACGACCAGCGCGAGGTCGACACGTTCCTCGAAAAGCTGACGGCCGCCCTGCGCCGCCTTGAGACGGGTGATCATCTCGAAGCCGGTGGAGTGAACTCGGAAGAGGTCATCAACGTGCGCTTCACGCCGTCGCGGTTCCGCGTTGGGTACGACGCGCCCGAGGTCGACGAGTTCCTCGACCGGATCGTGATCGAGCTGCGTCGGCGCGAGGGCGTCACCGATCCGCTCGAAGCAGCGTCGGCGCGCGGTTGA
- a CDS encoding catalase, whose translation MTDVASQGPTPNEEDRPVLTNRQGHPVYDNQNQRTVGARGPATLENYQFLEKISHFDRERIPERVVHARGAVAYGHFEATGTWGDEPISKYTRAKLFAEPGMKTDLAIRFSTVIGGRDSSEAARDPRGFAVKFYTEDGNWDLVGNNLAVFFIRDAIKFPDVIHALKPDPVTFRQEPARIFDFMSQTPESMHMIVNLFSPRGIPANYRTMQGFGVNTYKWVNAQGETHLVKYHWIPRAGVKSLTESDAANIQAAELGHASKDLYESIERGDYPQWDLYVQLMSDDEHPELDFDPLDDTKVWPENEFEPKLVGTMTLTSNVSDHHNESEQIAFGTGVLVDGLDFSDDKMLVGRTFSYSDTQRYRVGPNYLQLPVNSPKNARVATNQRGGEMSYGVDLGDGQNPHVNYEPSITGGLREAQYPTHDEEGPEIRGRLTRKRIPRTNDYTQAGQRYQLMEQWEKDDLVANFVGLISEAARPVQERMVWHFLMVDDELGLRVGEGLGISVDDVKHLEPLQSQTLSEEELQRLANLGNNGPRDVTGLKMTHVVPNERVVVER comes from the coding sequence ATGACTGATGTCGCTTCTCAGGGGCCGACTCCGAACGAGGAAGACCGCCCCGTCCTGACCAACCGTCAGGGCCATCCCGTCTACGACAACCAGAACCAGCGAACCGTGGGCGCCCGCGGCCCGGCAACGCTGGAGAACTATCAGTTCCTCGAGAAGATCAGCCATTTCGATCGCGAACGGATTCCGGAACGCGTCGTCCACGCCCGTGGAGCCGTGGCCTACGGCCACTTCGAGGCGACCGGCACCTGGGGGGACGAGCCGATCTCGAAGTACACGCGCGCCAAGCTGTTCGCCGAGCCCGGCATGAAGACGGACCTCGCGATCCGCTTCTCAACCGTCATCGGCGGGCGCGACTCGTCGGAGGCCGCGCGCGATCCGCGCGGCTTCGCGGTGAAGTTCTACACCGAGGACGGAAACTGGGATCTGGTGGGCAACAATCTCGCGGTGTTCTTCATCCGCGACGCGATCAAATTTCCCGACGTGATTCACGCACTGAAGCCGGATCCCGTGACATTCCGTCAGGAACCCGCGCGCATCTTCGACTTCATGTCGCAGACGCCTGAGTCAATGCACATGATCGTCAACCTCTTCAGTCCCCGCGGCATCCCGGCCAACTACCGCACGATGCAGGGCTTCGGTGTCAACACCTATAAGTGGGTGAACGCACAGGGCGAGACGCACCTCGTGAAGTACCACTGGATTCCACGCGCAGGCGTGAAGAGCCTGACCGAGTCGGACGCCGCGAACATCCAGGCCGCTGAGCTGGGGCATGCGTCGAAGGACCTGTACGAGTCCATCGAGCGCGGGGACTACCCGCAGTGGGACCTGTACGTTCAGCTCATGAGCGATGACGAGCATCCCGAACTCGACTTCGATCCGCTCGACGACACCAAGGTGTGGCCCGAGAACGAGTTCGAGCCCAAGCTCGTCGGCACGATGACGCTGACGAGCAACGTATCGGATCACCACAACGAGAGCGAGCAGATCGCCTTCGGTACTGGCGTCCTGGTCGACGGCCTCGACTTCTCTGACGACAAGATGCTCGTGGGCCGCACGTTCTCGTACTCGGACACGCAGCGTTACCGCGTTGGACCGAATTACCTCCAGCTCCCCGTAAACAGCCCGAAGAACGCCCGCGTTGCCACCAATCAACGCGGCGGCGAGATGTCGTACGGAGTCGACCTCGGGGACGGGCAGAACCCGCACGTCAACTACGAGCCATCCATCACCGGCGGGTTGCGCGAGGCGCAGTACCCGACGCATGACGAGGAGGGGCCCGAGATCCGCGGGCGTCTCACGCGCAAGCGAATCCCCCGAACGAACGACTACACGCAGGCGGGCCAGCGTTACCAGCTCATGGAGCAATGGGAGAAGGACGACCTCGTGGCGAACTTCGTCGGGCTCATCAGCGAGGCCGCCCGTCCGGTGCAGGAGCGGATGGTGTGGCATTTCCTGATGGTGGATGACGAGCTGGGCCTTCGGGTCGGCGAGGGCCTCGGCATCTCGGTCGATGACGTCAAGCACCTCGAGCCGTTGCAGAGCCAAACGCTCAGCGAGGAGGAGCTGCAGCGCCTCGCGAACCTCGGCAACAACGGACCGCGCGATGTGACGGGGCTCAAGATGACCCACGTCGTCCCGAACGAGCGCGTCGTCGTCGAACGCTGA
- a CDS encoding transglutaminase-like domain-containing protein, whose translation MLRRLESSLTLTLAQPATIVFSVAAHAHASLASEEISITSDGEPVPFTEVVDRAECRLHRVETAVKRLDVRYAAEVDGFAEPNRPDDLDRILYTRPSRYCESDALGPSASSLFGSKRGFELVDAVVDWVAGWLTYRVGSSLPTDGARETYLKRQGVCRDYAHLVIAMLRARDMPARLVSVYAAGLTPMDFHAVVEACVDGEWYVVDATRMAPRHLMQRIATGRDAADTAFMTSTLSGVRLNGMQVNAWTDDFALDDPEARVRLR comes from the coding sequence GTGCTTCGCAGACTCGAGTCGTCATTGACCCTCACGCTGGCCCAGCCGGCGACCATCGTGTTCTCCGTGGCGGCGCACGCGCACGCGAGTCTCGCCAGCGAGGAGATCTCGATCACGAGCGATGGCGAGCCCGTGCCCTTCACTGAGGTCGTCGACCGCGCCGAGTGCCGGCTGCACCGGGTCGAGACTGCCGTAAAGCGCCTCGACGTGCGTTACGCGGCCGAGGTCGACGGTTTTGCCGAGCCGAACAGGCCTGACGACCTCGACCGCATCCTCTACACGCGGCCGTCCCGCTATTGCGAGTCCGACGCGCTCGGGCCGAGCGCATCCTCACTCTTCGGTTCCAAGCGCGGCTTCGAGTTGGTCGACGCCGTCGTCGACTGGGTTGCCGGGTGGCTCACCTACCGCGTGGGGTCGAGCCTGCCAACCGACGGAGCTCGCGAGACGTACCTGAAGCGGCAGGGCGTGTGCCGCGACTACGCCCACCTCGTGATCGCCATGCTCCGGGCACGCGACATGCCGGCTCGTCTCGTGTCGGTCTACGCGGCGGGTCTCACTCCCATGGATTTCCACGCGGTGGTCGAGGCCTGCGTCGACGGCGAGTGGTACGTCGTCGACGCGACCCGCATGGCGCCCCGCCACCTGATGCAGCGCATCGCGACGGGGCGCGACGCCGCCGATACCGCCTTCATGACCAGCACGCTCTCGGGCGTGCGGTTGAACGGGATGCAAGTGAACGCCTGGACGGACGACTTCGCCCTTGACGATCCCGAGGCGCGGGTCCGGCTCCGGTAG
- the argS gene encoding arginine--tRNA ligase: MTSADLTHQLASSVRAALDARGATDTVEVTESDLVLERPKNRAHGDWSSNVAMRFAKRVGVAPRDLASDIAGDLASSPLVRAADVAGPGFINITLEPAAAGVLAKRIVDEGDAYGRGTSLAGRAINLEFVSANPTGPIHLGGVRWAAVGDSLARVLQAAGGEVTREYYFNDHGAQIDRFASSLVAAHLGEPTPEDGYGGAYIGEIAQRVARAAGAELDGLDRPALQERFRRDGVELMFGEIQQKLHEFGVDFDVFFHEDTVHASGAVDRAIERLRDLGHIFEADGATWLRTTTFGDDKDRVLVRSNGEPTYMSGDIGYYLDKRERGFDECIIMLGADHHGYVGRMMAMVEAFGDTPNVNLQLLIGQMVNLVKDGEPVRMSKRAGNIVTLDDLVDAVGVDAARYALVRSSVNTTLEIDLDLLVSRTNDNPVYSVQYAHARTSAVQRNADQAGVSHADFDPALLVHGTESALLGGLQEFPRIVEQAAELREPHRVARYLEELAGLYNRWYDNCRVIPRAGEPVTPLHHTRRWLNDATSNVLRNGLGLLGVSAPERM; the protein is encoded by the coding sequence GTGACCTCAGCCGACTTGACGCACCAGCTCGCCTCATCCGTACGCGCCGCGCTCGATGCGCGCGGCGCCACCGACACCGTCGAGGTGACCGAGAGCGACCTCGTGCTCGAGCGGCCGAAGAACCGCGCGCACGGCGACTGGTCGTCGAACGTCGCGATGCGCTTCGCGAAGCGCGTCGGCGTCGCGCCCCGCGACCTCGCGAGCGACATCGCGGGGGACCTCGCGAGCTCACCCCTCGTGCGTGCCGCGGATGTCGCGGGTCCCGGCTTCATCAACATCACCCTCGAGCCTGCCGCGGCCGGTGTGCTCGCGAAACGCATCGTCGACGAGGGTGACGCGTACGGGCGGGGGACCTCGCTCGCCGGGCGCGCGATCAACCTCGAGTTCGTCTCGGCGAACCCCACCGGTCCGATCCATCTCGGCGGCGTGCGCTGGGCGGCGGTCGGCGACAGCCTCGCGCGCGTGCTGCAGGCGGCGGGCGGCGAGGTGACGCGGGAGTACTACTTCAACGACCATGGCGCGCAGATCGACCGCTTCGCGTCGTCGCTCGTCGCCGCTCACCTCGGCGAGCCCACGCCGGAGGACGGCTATGGCGGCGCCTACATCGGCGAGATCGCTCAGCGCGTCGCGCGAGCCGCCGGTGCCGAACTCGACGGCCTCGACCGGCCCGCCCTGCAGGAGCGATTCCGTCGCGACGGGGTCGAGCTCATGTTCGGCGAGATCCAGCAGAAGCTGCACGAGTTCGGCGTCGACTTCGACGTCTTCTTCCATGAGGACACCGTGCACGCCTCGGGGGCGGTCGACCGCGCGATCGAGCGGCTGCGCGACCTCGGCCACATTTTCGAGGCTGACGGCGCCACGTGGCTGCGCACGACGACCTTCGGCGACGACAAGGATCGCGTCCTCGTGCGCTCCAACGGCGAACCGACCTATATGTCCGGCGACATCGGCTACTACCTCGACAAGCGCGAGCGCGGTTTCGACGAGTGCATCATCATGCTGGGGGCTGACCACCACGGGTACGTCGGCCGCATGATGGCGATGGTCGAGGCGTTCGGGGACACGCCCAACGTGAACCTGCAGTTACTGATCGGCCAGATGGTGAATCTCGTAAAAGACGGTGAGCCGGTGCGCATGTCGAAACGCGCGGGCAACATCGTCACCCTTGACGACCTCGTCGATGCGGTCGGGGTCGACGCCGCGCGCTACGCACTCGTGCGCTCGTCGGTCAACACGACGCTCGAGATCGACCTCGACCTGCTCGTTTCGCGCACCAACGACAACCCCGTTTACTCGGTGCAGTACGCGCACGCCCGCACGTCGGCGGTGCAGCGGAACGCCGACCAGGCTGGAGTCAGTCACGCCGACTTCGATCCGGCGCTGCTCGTCCACGGCACCGAGTCGGCGCTGCTCGGTGGGCTGCAGGAGTTTCCGCGCATCGTCGAGCAGGCCGCCGAGCTCCGCGAGCCGCACCGAGTCGCCCGGTACCTCGAAGAGCTCGCGGGCCTGTACAACCGCTGGTACGACAACTGTCGCGTGATCCCGCGGGCCGGCGAGCCGGTGACGCCGCTGCACCACACCCGCCGGTGGCTCAACGACGCCACGAGCAACGTCTTGCGCAACGGGCTCGGTCTGCTCGGCGTGAGCGCCCCCGAACGCATGTAG
- a CDS encoding LmeA family phospholipid-binding protein codes for MTPNQRERGPGAANESRRRVHPGIRWAIGLLLAVTALVAIDTGVRLVMQWRVAVAAEEALPPGVTADVDARVHGFSALWQLATGSLEHLELMTDDLTVLGVTVEVGVDAYGVSFTDGAVPVLQAEQLQGHLHISEAALNALVPVPGASGGVTLGDGVVAYSTTMSILGLEVDVDIEATVGMQGDRLVIQATKVDIIGGDVDVDAAAVLGGAAITVPVCTAEYLPGQVHLTGIDVAKDGVTVAITANRIELDEDTIADRGTCR; via the coding sequence ATGACGCCGAACCAACGCGAGCGCGGTCCTGGAGCCGCGAACGAGTCGCGGCGACGCGTGCACCCGGGAATCCGATGGGCAATCGGACTCCTGCTCGCCGTGACCGCGCTGGTCGCCATCGACACTGGCGTGCGCCTCGTGATGCAGTGGCGCGTCGCGGTGGCCGCGGAGGAGGCGCTGCCGCCCGGTGTCACGGCCGACGTGGATGCTCGCGTGCACGGGTTCTCCGCTCTGTGGCAGCTTGCGACGGGGTCGCTCGAACACCTCGAGCTGATGACCGACGACCTCACGGTGCTCGGCGTGACGGTCGAGGTCGGGGTCGACGCATACGGCGTCTCGTTCACCGACGGGGCGGTGCCCGTGCTGCAGGCCGAGCAGCTTCAGGGCCACCTGCACATCTCGGAGGCCGCCCTCAACGCGCTCGTTCCCGTTCCGGGGGCATCCGGCGGGGTCACGCTCGGCGACGGCGTCGTGGCCTACTCCACCACCATGTCGATCCTCGGCCTGGAGGTCGATGTCGACATCGAGGCGACCGTCGGCATGCAGGGCGACCGCCTCGTCATCCAGGCGACCAAGGTCGACATCATCGGCGGTGACGTCGATGTGGATGCCGCGGCGGTGCTCGGCGGCGCTGCGATCACCGTTCCTGTGTGCACCGCCGAGTACTTGCCGGGGCAGGTGCACCTCACGGGGATCGATGTGGCGAAGGACGGCGTGACGGTCGCGATCACCGCCAACCGCATCGAGCTCGACGAGGACACGATTGCTGATCGGGGCACCTGCCGGTAG